Proteins encoded in a region of the Zerene cesonia ecotype Mississippi unplaced genomic scaffold, Zerene_cesonia_1.1 Zces_u004, whole genome shotgun sequence genome:
- the LOC119838681 gene encoding SPRY domain-containing SOCS box protein 3-like isoform X1, with translation MLVARSVSPTRTNDRDRCARPYCQCWNKKAPVSWTQLRSCTCGEDNDVSEWNWEQPNGIGSSWVMVSEDKKQVTFHPFYSSGTAAVRGDAPLLHNYHYYWEIKILTETYGTDIMVGLGTSKVNTTDFEFTSLLGQDGESYGLSYRGTVKHNATEMLESAGFCRGSIVGVRVDMWRGTLEFYLNRRAQGISFYNLRRHQALYPMLCSTAAQSSMLLIYAASWRASLLVDAAKILAASLRNDRQTALPPGLWYTCRSQFWLTLPTDGQVSNDDEEQPTAVELQTVKVASNVLGEILPSPYMNGFYVDNVERDYRVVIWQ, from the exons ATGCTAGTGGCTCGATCCGTTTCACCAACTCGGACTAATGATCGCGACCGCTGTGCCAGACCCTACTGCCAGTGCTGGAATAAAAAAGCACCTGTATCGTGGACTCAGCTAAGATCTTGTACCTGCGGAGAAGATAATGAtg TCAGCGAATGGAATTGGGAGCAACCGAACGGCATCGGATCCAGCTGGGTGATGGTCAGCGAGGACAAGAAGCAAGTGACCTTCCACCCGTTCTACAGCTCGGGCACGGCGGCCGTGAGGGGCGACGCGCCGTTGCTGCACAACTATCATTACTACTGGGAGATAAAGATACTTACAGAGACTTACGGTACTGACATT ATGGTAGGCCTCGGCACGAGCAAAGTGAACACGACAGATTTCGAGTTCACATCGCTCCTGGGACAAGATGGCGAATCGTACGGGCTCTCCTACCGGGGCACCGTTAAACACAACGCCACAGAGATGCTGGAGTCGGCCGGGTTCTGTCGGGGCAGCATCGTGGGCGTGCGGGTGGACATGTGGCGTGGGACGCTCGAGTTCTACCTGAACAGGCGAGCGCAGG GCATATCCTTCTACAACCTCCGCAGACACCAGGCTCTGTACCCCATGCTGTGCTCCACGGCGGCGCAGTCGAGCATGCTGCTGATATACGCCGCCTCCTGGCGTGCCTCGCTTCTGGTGGACGCTGCCAAAATACTCGCAGCGTCGCTGAGGAATGACAGACAGACGGCGTTGCCGCCGGGCTTGTGGTACACGTGCAGGTCGCAGTTCTGGCTCACTTTGCCCACGGATG gTCAAGTCTCTAACGATGACGAGGAGCAACCCACCGCCGTCGAATTACAAACCGTCAAAGTTGCATCAAATGTG
- the LOC119838681 gene encoding SPRY domain-containing SOCS box protein 3-like isoform X2, with protein MLVARSVSPTRTNDRDRCARPYCQCWNKKAPVSWTQLRSCTCGEDNDVSEWNWEQPNGIGSSWVMVSEDKKQVTFHPFYSSGTAAVRGDAPLLHNYHYYWEIKILTETYGTDIMVGLGTSKVNTTDFEFTSLLGQDGESYGLSYRGTVKHNATEMLESAGFCRGSIVGVRVDMWRGTLEFYLNRRAQGISFYNLRRHQALYPMLCSTAAQSSMLLIYAASWRASLLVDAAKILAASLRNDRQTALPPGLWYTCRSQFWLTLPTDGQVSNDDEEQPTAVELQTVKVASNVNVSSGMKRRHWQMKALNARAVRSDNI; from the exons ATGCTAGTGGCTCGATCCGTTTCACCAACTCGGACTAATGATCGCGACCGCTGTGCCAGACCCTACTGCCAGTGCTGGAATAAAAAAGCACCTGTATCGTGGACTCAGCTAAGATCTTGTACCTGCGGAGAAGATAATGAtg TCAGCGAATGGAATTGGGAGCAACCGAACGGCATCGGATCCAGCTGGGTGATGGTCAGCGAGGACAAGAAGCAAGTGACCTTCCACCCGTTCTACAGCTCGGGCACGGCGGCCGTGAGGGGCGACGCGCCGTTGCTGCACAACTATCATTACTACTGGGAGATAAAGATACTTACAGAGACTTACGGTACTGACATT ATGGTAGGCCTCGGCACGAGCAAAGTGAACACGACAGATTTCGAGTTCACATCGCTCCTGGGACAAGATGGCGAATCGTACGGGCTCTCCTACCGGGGCACCGTTAAACACAACGCCACAGAGATGCTGGAGTCGGCCGGGTTCTGTCGGGGCAGCATCGTGGGCGTGCGGGTGGACATGTGGCGTGGGACGCTCGAGTTCTACCTGAACAGGCGAGCGCAGG GCATATCCTTCTACAACCTCCGCAGACACCAGGCTCTGTACCCCATGCTGTGCTCCACGGCGGCGCAGTCGAGCATGCTGCTGATATACGCCGCCTCCTGGCGTGCCTCGCTTCTGGTGGACGCTGCCAAAATACTCGCAGCGTCGCTGAGGAATGACAGACAGACGGCGTTGCCGCCGGGCTTGTGGTACACGTGCAGGTCGCAGTTCTGGCTCACTTTGCCCACGGATG gTCAAGTCTCTAACGATGACGAGGAGCAACCCACCGCCGTCGAATTACAAACCGTCAAAGTTGCATCAAATGTG